Part of the Hemicordylus capensis ecotype Gifberg chromosome 7, rHemCap1.1.pri, whole genome shotgun sequence genome, aaatggcattcattccctaaatgcctgcctacaggcagtaatgggcggaggtgctcattgtaggcactcagaatctgaaggatgagttagatcttcctgtcctgggtgagggttacactcccccaaaaggaacaggtatgcagcttgggagtacccttggacccaagcctcaccctggtatctcaggtggaggctatggccaggagtgccttccaacagctttggttgattcaccagctgcgtccattccttgaagagaacaatctcaaaacagtggtgcatcagctggtaacctccaggcttgactattgcaatgcgctctacgtggggctgcctttgtacgcagtttggaaacttaagttagttcaaaaaccagcagccaatctctcaaaaaccattgcttctctccaaccatcaaTTTTCTGCTAAACAAGCCTCAAGCTAAACCtccctgcctctggacctaagaggtagggagagagaaagagcatccgaaggctgcctgtttgcttaaggaatcaagtggccagctggatcttcgattttgacagccgatgacgatggcgagagggaagccttcttggatacaattgggacagatgggacattctccttttgtgctgaccccccccTCCAACGCCCCCCCGCCAcgctcccagcaaacgtgatggttgttggtccctgcattaaacagcattctgtgcaatgccctctgcatctgtgagagccctctttgacatttctttccctgtctccaaggaagtagctttgatagcctatagaagaccaACTAGAAGACACACacatccccaacacacacacagctctggcgcttgggggagactatctgcgtagatggatgggtgggtgcgtgggtggATAGATAGAACTAGGCTCCAtgatcaaccagaaacaaatttggaacttcaccattagttcGACAGTGTtttccctgagatcatagttttgacagtgaactatataactatataaatttagttatatttgtatatatatagttatagatataaatatatatatagttatagatataaatataactatatagtaatagatataaatataactatataaatattcaccatattcatattgggggtgtgagtgtgagtgcactatatattgtgaaatgtttaaatcaatcaaccaaccaaccaaccaaccaaccaaccaaccaaccaatcaatcagcgaggggcccattgtaaaacctcgtctctgggcccactccaaccttggtatgctcctgcttttgcagtggccactttgacggagctgccccattccttcccatcctgccacctgcgttttcaccagagtagctgctttcatTTCAAGGGTCACTTACTTGGAGAAAACCAGACACCATCAAGAACCAGACACGATGGCACGTCACGAAAACCTCCGGCAGGCCAGCACAAGACGTTGACACGAAAACCTCCAGCCAGCTGGCAGCCTACTGCATCTTCCGCTCCATCCCTCTGCCCCGTCCCCACCATGATTCGTCTTTCTTGCTAGCTTCTGTCTTCTTTGTGGCTGTTGTTTTGTGGTCTTCAGCTCTTCCGACTTCTCGTCTCCCTGCAGGCTACCATCTCACCTTCCAGGGCCGTTAAGCCACATTCAGGCCACGTTTCTGTGGCTCTCTCAGTGGCAGTGAGGAAACTGGAGGACATCGCTCAGGTACGTCCTTGACACAGTTTTGCTTTAGAGATGTAAAATTACATCCTTGAATCTGCCATTGGAAGCAACAGTGTAAAAACGGCATCCAATCTTTCGAAAGTACGTTGTGGGGAGCAAATGTGTTGTCACATCTGGGGACtatacacacatgcctgggaAGCTGTAGCCTACAGCAGGCCTTTTCTAAATTAACAGTCTTTATCTATAAGAAATGCACAGTTCTTGCAGAGGAGATTCAGATACCTTTCCTCAAGATAATGGTAGGGATCCCAAGTGAtctctcatttttaaagggactgCAAATCTTACCTTTTATGGATTAGGCCAGGGCgtgcccaacctgtggtactccagatgtggctgaactacaactcccatcaccccctgccacagtttactgtggctggggaataaTAGGAGTTGCGGTTCAGCcccatctgaagtaccacaggttgggaccgCCCCTGGATTAGACAAATGTAGGATTGGAGAGACCTGACTCGgcagcagggagagctggtcttgcggtagtgagcatgcattaattgtcccttttgctaagcaggctctgccctggtttccatttggatgggtgactacatgcgcgCACTGtcggctgtaagatattccccttaggggatgaagccatagctcagtggtagagcacctgcttgaatgaagaaggccccaggtttaatccttgatatctccaggcagggctgggagagactgctacctgaaatcttggagagctgctgccagtcagtgtagaccagggattctcagcgttgtgtccccagatgttattggacttcaactcccataatccccagccaaaggccaatatatggtgaagtccaataacatctggagactcagcgttgagaatccctggctgtagacaataccaagctagatggaccaatggtctgactcggtatatggcagcttcccatgttcttagAAGACCACAAGTTGACCAGGAGCCAGTAATCTAATGCAGGGATCAAGAGAAGTGATCCTCCCACTCTGTTGTGTGCTGGTCAAACCACACTTCAAATACTACATCAAATtctgggcagtgcatttgaaaaaGGAGACCGAGGAACTGCAACCGGTTCAGAGACAGGCAATACAGATGGTGGGCAGGGGGCAGGCTGGTCTGGAAAGGCAGTGAGGAACAATGAAAAGAGCTGGGCATATGCAGCCTGAAGaaaagatgactatggggagatgTAACAGCCGTTTTCACATTTCTGAAGTGCTGCCACATAGAGCAAAGGACAGAccggttctctgttgctcctgagaggAGGACTAGGACCCAGAGTTCAAATCCAAAGGGAAGTAGGTTCCGACTAGACCAGAGAAGGGcaaacctggctctccagctgttgttgaactacaactcccataatccccagccagtggcaggggaagatgggagttgtagttcaacaactgctggagggcccaGCTTGCCCATCCCTGGACCAGACATTAGGAGGATTTTCCCAAGAGTAGGAGCTCCTCAGCAGTGGAATGGTctgctttgtgcagtggtgggctcttctgTGCGGGAGGTTGTCAAACAGAGGCTAGATGGTCATCTGTGTGGGGTACCGGAGTAGATTCCTacagggagttggactagatgTCCTCCAGGATACCTTCCACCTATGACTGCAAGGGCAGAACTGCACATCACAAGAAACACAGCACTGCTGCTGAAAACAGCACCCCTCTGTGAGTTTTCTTCAGTAACCatgtgagctccttggaggaagagcaggatataaaaattaaaataaaataaaataaaaaggtaaaGAAGGAAATTCCATGGTGGAATGAATGGGACTTCTCATAGGCAAGGTGgctccgaatcccagttgcaggggagcaacagcaggagagagggcatgccctcagctcttgcctgtgggcttctcagaggcatctggtgggccactgtgggaaactggatgctggactggacagGCCTCCTCAggactgacccagcagggctatcCTTATGCTCTTAACTTTACTGCCCCTGCTACAGGGGCAGGAAAGGGATTAAAAAACCAGCCGCCCCCAAACCTTCAGTTTATGATGGGAATGaagatgctttcaattttcagttatgctttaaaagatgtgttaaggtgcccatcttaacttctgtgccatataagctgtaaacaCTTCAGGCTGGTTCAAACTCTTCAGTCTAGTTAGGGTGGGGGGATGCATCCACTCCTACCCAAGTTAGGGAGCTGTGCATACTCCCATCTTCCTCTGACCATGAgtaaaaaagcaaggtaggagggagagGGAATGACTGTCTGCTAAGCAGACAAGAGGGGTCTGTCCTTCCCAGCGGCTGTACCCTACCCAGCACAAGGTAGGGAGAAAAGCCCGCCAACccagctgcatgcagaaggttccaagttccttccctggcagcatccccaagacagggaagagatagactcctgcctgcagccttggagaagctgctgccagtctgtgaagacaatactgagccagatggacccatGCTGGTCTGACATAAcaagaaggctgcttcctatgttcctatgcttagcagacaatcacttcctcaCCCTCCTACCTTGCATTTTACACACAGACGATCGGGAAATGGGGgcttgcacagctcctgaacttgggtagggcAGGGCATGCCTCCTACCTTAATTAGAATTGCAAGAACAGCCCTTTTGTGTAGTCTTGTCTATTATGCTGCTTTAGAAACgagactccatgcacccacacatttTGCAAGGGAACTGGAGGCAAGAGATGGGGGGAGAAGAGCCCTGAAGATCTGCGGGCCCTAAACCATGGCTTGGTGTAAGACTTCCAGGTGTTCTGACCTGAGCACAAGCAGGCTTATCCGTTGCTAGATTTCACCACAGGGCTTTCAAATATATCGAAGAAGGAGAAGCATGCTTTACAAAAACAGGAAACCCAAAAGAAACTATTTCCTCTTTCgaaagagaacaccttcttgAGAACTTTCCTTTCTCCTTGTTGTGTCATTGTTTTGCTGTTGCCATGAGCCATTTCATGAGCAGAACACAAAGCAGAAGTATTCAGTGGAAACAAatgctttggccattgtgaccggctggggaagatgggagctgtagtctaacgacatctgggggcccaaggttggcaACCGCTGAATTAACCAGCAGAAGCTTTAGTAGACTGATTAGTGAGGGCCAATTTTAATGGGCAAGGCTGGAAATGAAGGTCATATTTATCCGGTTCTGAAGGCTATTTTGGTCCTGGTGTGTtactgtgatttgttttgttttgtttatacatttctattccactcttcctccaaggtgcccagagcgaGGTACAtcgttatgtttatcttcacaacaaccatgtgaggtaggttggaCAGAGAGgtaagtgacttgcccagagtcacccaatgaggttcatggctgaattgggatttgaacctgggtctccccagtcctagtccaacactctaaccactacaccatgctggctcccattATACCATGCTGATGGTATGGATAAACAAAATGTTAAAGATGGCTCTTTCCTtctaacacaggcttctgctGCTTAAATGGCTTTCTTCAGTCTCTCAAAAAGGCACCTATATTCATCACACAGTAATATCTGtgctatctctgacagcttttaaaaagtctttaaagacgcatctgttcacccaggcttttaatttaacattgttttaatggttttaatgctgttttaaaatattattttaaaagttttaaattgttgtactgtgtcaaatttttcatttttgtcttaactaatgttttactttgtttttattctgttgtaaaccacccagagagtaagttttgggtggtattaaaatgtttaaataaataaataaataaaatatgcaaatgtgGAATTATCTccatctttttttaattttatcaaccaattattttaatttatttatttatttatttgatttatatatcgcccttccaaaaaatggctcagggtgatttacatcaaaataaaaacaattaaaatcaaaaccaaaactaaataaattaaacaattaaaatcatttaagcattaaaataattaacagtgaaatcatttaaaaccaatattaGAAAATTTAAAACCATTCATCATTGATCAGCTAATTGGTGAAAAGCCTGCGTATTAATTAACCAAAGCTTCTTTCCTAAACGCAGTAAGTCCTAAAAATATTTAATCAGTCGATAACCATCACAGCTGAACCAGAATTTTGTAAACTAGTGTTCCATTCGGTTCCCTGTGAatctgagcagagaggcaccttttaaacgtggtgattcttctctttatttcgccgagaagagcaactggccctatccatccccagcacagcatccctccagtggctgttgctgggggtctatcttgtgtttcttttcaaatgGTGAACCCTTtggcggacagggagccatctttatctatttatatctatgtgaaccgctttgggtacttttgttgaaaagcggtatataaatatccatcgtattcgtATGAAGCACTGGTATCTCTGGAACGGAAGTGGAACTAGCTGcctgacccatctagctcagtcctgtctacactgactggcaagagcTCAAcgtgctgaggccctaagctatggcGAGCTTAAAAGGCCCCTTAGCCTTACAAAATGGGTCAGGAGTCCCACCCTGGCATGCCACGGACCCCACTCTGCCACTGCTCACAGTTACGGCAGCGTTGATCTGAAGCTGCCCAGGCTGTCTGTAACCATGATTGTGGGCATTGGTCTAAACTGAGCGCTGGTGGTCTAAGAACATTTCAATAGAATTGACCGTTATTTCTGCACAGACTTCTGAACTCAagatgataaataattgtgtcgCCATATATGTGCATTTTTGCTTTATCAGAATGATTATGTCCGTTTTAGAGTCTCCCCCCTCTCCTTTATTTTTTCCAACCAattatataaaatgtgaaatttgGTCATTTTTTGGTCTTCAAGGGCCCCCCCGAATGTGAgtccctaagctgtagcttactttgcttgtgcctaaatctggcccCGAGCTTAGCCTTTTGGTAGCACTACAGATCTGATCAGGAGAACATAAAAGCAGGATACATGTGGTGAGGTGAGCGTGCAGGCAATCACAGTGGTGAGGGAGCGAGGGTTGCCATACCCCCTGGAATTCCGGCTAttacccggattttaagcatctcacccggattgcttagcccacctggattcacccagatttcagatttctttttttaaaagctaagcgtagttatggagcaaaattctGGGTATAGAATCCAGCTccctcctcccacatgatcaccctCCTCTTCAACTCCTATCTTGCTCTTTTTAAAGTTTGCATGATTGCCAGTTGGGAGTCTGCACAGCTCTCCTACACTagccacaggggtgtagctataattgagtggatgggttcaaagaacctgggcccccgagctcctgaggggcccccagctccaccctcttccctattctcttcattatctccctcactccaaggggccgctggagagaggagcgaacacaggcctcctctcccctagctatgcccctggctggctGGGCGCTCCTCCGACCCTGCTtagggttgtgagaacaagctTCATGGGTGACAGCGTTCGTATTACGATACATTTGACTTCCTCCACCTTCAACCTTTTTGCAGCCATGCCAAGGAGACTGCCAAAGAAGACAAGCCCCTGCTGAAGAAAGCTTTCCTTCCCAAGTCCCCAGGGATGGAGAGATGCCAGATGAGTGAGGTGGCCAACGCCTCTAAGTGTGGATCTGGTGCAGTGCCCATGGAGTGCTACATGGTCTTCAATGCTACGCACCAGAAGGTCATCATTGCGGTGCTCTGCTCCATCGCTGGGAGCCTTTGCCTCCTGGAGAACTCCTTGGTGCTGTACCTTATATTTTCTTCCCCAAAGATCTGGAGGAAACCTTCCTACCTCTTCATCAGCAGCCTGGCCTTGGCAGATATCCTGGCCAGCGTTATATTTGCCTGTAGCTTCATTAACTTCCATGTTTTCAAGGGGACTGATTCCTCGAAGGAAGTCTTCTTGCTGAAGCTTGGAGGGGTGACCACGTCTTTCACGGCTTCCCTCGGCAGCCTGCTGCTGATGGCCTTTGACCGGTACATTTGCATTCTCAGGCCATCGGAGTACAAGATCCTTGTAACAAGAAGAAGAGCCCTTGCTGCTCTGGTGGTGCTGTGGGCCACCGTGATGCTCGCTGCTGCCTTGCCTCTCCTGGGGTGGAACTGCTGTCGCCTCAACTCCACTTGTTCGGAACTGTTTCCTTTTGTTGACAACAGATATCTCTCCAGCTGGATTGGCTTGGTGGCGATCCTTCTGGTGTCCATCGTGTACGCCTACATGCATATCCTCTGGAAGGCCCACAAGCATGCCGTGTACATGGAGAGGCACCATATCCAGCTCGGCCAGAAGAACGCCAAGATGAGAATGGACGTTGCCCTGGCAAAGACCCTGGTGATTGTCCTGGCGGTCCTCGGCTTCTGCTGGTCACCAGCTCTGGCTCTCATGGCCTACAGCATCTTTGCCAAACTGGACGACTACATCAAGAAGGTCTTTGCCTTCTGCAGCACCCTCTGCCTGGTGAACTCTATGGTCAACCCGGCGGTCTATGCTCTACGCAGCAGGGAGCTGCGTTCCTCTCTGAGGAAACTCTGCTCCTGCTTCAGAAAGACGTCAGCCGTTTCCGACAGCAACCCAGAACCAGAGAGCACTCAGAAGTCCTGCCCGATAGAAACCATTGATGATGTCACTGGCAACACTGAGACGGAGTTGGGGAAGCTCTGAGAGccagatgcacacacacaaaatgtgtttTCTTCTTATTTGAGGAGACACCAAAACCTAATTTCTAAAGCCTCAATTTCACCATTGTGGACATGGCAAAgcagaacataagagcagccctgctggatcaggcccagggcctatctagtccaacaccctgtttcccacagtggcccaccagattcctctgggaagccccctagcaggagatgaaggcatgccctctctcctgccattgctcccctggaTCTGGAATTtagagggatcctgcctctgagcctggaagtagcCCATAGTAAGCAAGACTGGTAGCCAccaatagacctttcctccatgaatttgtctaagccccttttaaagccatccaaactggtggccaatTAATTTCCCAGTCTGTGAGCTAGAAGCAGTAAAGAAGACAAAGAAGCAATTCAGAGAAACCACCAGCTTGCCAGCAATGGGATTAAAGGACACCACATCAGGCTATGTTTCAGCATTTCCAATACAGGTCTATGGCCTGGCTCACACAATCATTCGAAGCGAGATTTAATTTCGGTTACCAATATTAGAATGATTGTGCAAATCCAtgcacaggcaggaatctcagattcatcttgggccatgcTTTATGCTGTAAATTccagacttcggtagtgggtggtatacaaatatattaaagaaagaaagaaagaaagaaagaaagaaagaaagaaagaaagaaagaaagaaagaaagaaagaaagaaagaaagcaccttggcatgggttcgcACAACCACATTAATGTCGTtcacccacattaaacctagatttgaacgaCTGTGTGAACCACGCCTGTGTGAAGCCCTATAAGtaggcaaagaggtgcctttcaaagtggtgattctctcctatttagcagggggagagcaaatgaccTTCAGCAATagatccctccagtggttgttgctggtgtctctcttgtgtttcttcttagactgtgagctcctttggggacagggaaccaaaaGGGGCTCCAAACCACCttagattattattattctatgcaggtaaactactttgagaattgaaaagtggtatataaacagcaGTATGTGTGGATGGTAAAAGCAAGGAAGGAGCATCCTTACTCCATCCCAATACAAACATGGTGGACCAGGATTTGACTTGTGATCCTGGCAGCATGTATGCTACCATTCTGCGAGAGCACAGAAGAAGTGCAGAATTCAGTACTTAGGAAGCTAATCTGggtgaaaagaaaaacagaaataaatacgAAGTGCAAAATGTTGCTTCCTTACCATTTGATCTTTCTTCCTAAGCACATTTCTATCAGCTGCAAAAAATACCCCATGCTTTGCACATGTGAACAATTCTTAGTCAATAATATCTCAAAAGCCAGAGAAGGATGAATCCAATTTCCAATGACTGGAGGAGAGCTTTGGGGCCCAGCATAGTTCCTTGCCCACTACTGCTATgaccataggaacagaggaagctgccatatactgaatcagaccattggtccatctagctcagtattttctacacagactggcagcatcttctccaaggctgcaggcaggaatctttctcagccctatcttggagatgctgccagggagggaacctggaacctagatgctcttcccagagcagctccatcccctaagacaggggtggggaaccttggccctccagctgtttttgaactacagctcccaccatccttaGCCACAATGCGGTGGGAGTggtgggatggtgggagttgtagttcaaaaacagctggagggccaaggttccccacccctacccTAAGGGATCCCCTAaaagggcagactctgcttagctaaggggacaagtcatgcttgctaccacaagaccagctttcctctctgaaCTAGGGGAAGAACCCAGTAGGCGTTAGGAGATCAGAGGGCTAGCATTTTTGGTGGGGTtgggatgggcataggctagccCAGAACAAAATGAAATGAGGGAACTGCTTGACATGTACAGTTAACAAAAAAAAAGTATTATTATTTGCAGGAAGGAAAATAGCCTTACAATTTGCTTTTCTCGCAGCTGGTCCAAAAGCAAGCAAAGAAAAAAGCAGTTTGTTTTTTTTCTGGAAAGTTGGCAATTGATAGACAAGGGCCAGTGTAGAGTCCACTGCATTCTAGTGAACTAAGTGCTTTCTGAAGATCACCCTAAACAAGCTGAAACACAATGAGTGCTGATGGCCCCTTTCCATTGACGTCAGCACACTCACTATAAGTAAATATGCCTTTTCTTCAATAAAATGTTCCTGTGTATGCATTGGTTAAAGTATTTAAAAATACACCATTTTCAGCTCTTGTTTGCCTCCTACCTTTGCCTACCAAATCTATTTAATATCTTATTTAGTAGTTAAAACAGTAAATATCCCCATCTTGATCTTTTAGGAATTTGGAGTTAAACTCTTCAAGGATTTTGGGAAGTTAtgtcaacataagaacataggaagctgctgtatactgagtcagaccattggtccatctagctcagtattgtctacaccagtgtttctcaaccaccggtccctggaccgctgccggtccccgaaggcttgagcgccggtccctgactgggagtcaaccccccccaaactgaaatcaaggcactcacttcctcaattttgcacatggcacggaagaggaagagtatcacggaggcatgggacccttcttgtgccttgcctccatgtgctgctgagatcttcctacagctatcttattccctatctttacagcttcaaactgtatgcggtgcaggggcatggaggaaaaagtatggcagtgggtgccacttgaagggctgctggttcttgcatgctcattatttgcagccaaaggttggttgattgaaacccagctgcctgttgtggtcaaggcgccttgagagggaacgctgtttccctcttgcatcagtggggcttgcttgtatgttgttttcattggccccatgtagcttttgaatttttctaatggcccaacataccctctccactgagtaatcagaagcacctccacccccaccccgcacatactgaagacatactggagacaaatttgttcacccaggcttttagattcaggggttctcaaccttgggtacccagacattggtggacttctactcccataatccccagccataatggccaaatgccattgttgttgggggttatgggagtttaactgagagacccaaggttaagaacccctaatattccatgtttgcaaaagattccaaatttaattattttaatgcttatattattttcattctaagctgcccagagatgcatgtttggggcagtatagaagtctgatagagagatagatagacagacttgaaacccctttactaactgctggtccgggaaactgcgcatgaagaatgtagcggtccttgaaactctgcatgaagaatttagcggtccttgactccaaaaagtttgagaaacactggtctacacagactggcagtggcttctccaaggttgctggcaggagtctctctcagccctatcttggagatgctgccagggagagaacttggaacctagatgctcttccaagagcagctccatcccatgaggggaataacttacagtgctcaaacttctagtctcccattcatatgcaaccagggcagaccctgcttagctaaggggacaagacatgcttgctatcacaagaccagctctcctctccaaaaacaCAGTGGTGACACTTATTCTTGGTctaatgcagtggttcccaaccagggcttATTGATTAAttgataaatttgtataccgcctttcattaaaacaatctcaaggcggtttacaaaacatttaaaacaatatgaaaacatCTGGGCtcctcccgatgttgctgaactacaattcccagcatccccagccacaataaattgtagctgggggtgctgggagttgtagttcagcaacatctagaggaaccctggttgggaaccactggctagTGTATAGGGTACTTCCAGATGGTAATATATTCCATCTTCTTTGCCCTTTCCTACAGGCAACGTTACTGGGCTTCCAGATGAGGCAGAGCCCCGTATGGATTTTTCTACCATGACTGGTCTTCAAAGTTGTGGAAAATCAGTTGTTTTTGactagtatttttttttttaacatgaatctgaaaagcaaaatgttgcaggaggaggagaaaaaggtgTCATACAAGTCGCGCAGAAGTGTTGCTGGCTATCACTGTGGGTGGTGACCAGTGGGgttgttgcaaattcagaagtacaAGTGCTCTCCCTGACCGCCcctgtattattgttgttgttaaatttatataccgcctttcattaaaacaatcccaaggaggtttatAGCCGCACCCACCCCAACACCCATTCCCCATAGGCTCTCCCACACCAATGctcagatagatgcaataattggggggtggggttggtccCTATTACAAGAAGTCAAGGTGATAAAGAATTTGTCAGCCTTCTGCAAGGATAGTTTCTTAATCCTACAGGGCTTGAACTTCATGTGGTTATTCCCTGCggaagagcagtctggattgtcaaccacaaagggtGAAGGATGTTGCTTGCAACTGAAGAAcggtaaaaag contains:
- the CNR2 gene encoding cannabinoid receptor 2, with amino-acid sequence MERCQMSEVANASKCGSGAVPMECYMVFNATHQKVIIAVLCSIAGSLCLLENSLVLYLIFSSPKIWRKPSYLFISSLALADILASVIFACSFINFHVFKGTDSSKEVFLLKLGGVTTSFTASLGSLLLMAFDRYICILRPSEYKILVTRRRALAALVVLWATVMLAAALPLLGWNCCRLNSTCSELFPFVDNRYLSSWIGLVAILLVSIVYAYMHILWKAHKHAVYMERHHIQLGQKNAKMRMDVALAKTLVIVLAVLGFCWSPALALMAYSIFAKLDDYIKKVFAFCSTLCLVNSMVNPAVYALRSRELRSSLRKLCSCFRKTSAVSDSNPEPESTQKSCPIETIDDVTGNTETELGKL